One Anaerolineales bacterium DNA segment encodes these proteins:
- a CDS encoding DUF2029 domain-containing protein yields MKSRRPPMLSWLAAAIALAAALLLIVGFFLHMPTEGTTLALDWISIRAGLEDWDLAYAVENGLRYPPWSAALLLPLAQIPMGAGWGVIAFLTLAVLSLCLPGGTRPGRTRILAIFALALSYPALRTIADGNIEFLVLAGLVILERGLIGKKPVLAGVGLLLAATKVQETWILILALPLLAGKEWFPRRGAGALGTAAAVGLPAMAWRGREWLLSIVTSPFRGSIMDSSLLATAQRLIGIPWAACLIWCGMAAATVFVCARHLRGFSREAFGFLLAASLLLAPYAAGNNVLIVYALGVVPMLVLRRGEGILLAALVNLPFLLIPFRELNYQCSASYWTLVLLLAWLLFALRLRENRKKGPSAAGVIGGGENTRGEAETAAVSAGRGFGFRKRQNSGIRFCLTLGNFPG; encoded by the coding sequence ATGAAATCCCGCCGTCCGCCGATGTTGTCCTGGCTGGCCGCCGCGATTGCGCTGGCCGCGGCTCTGCTTCTCATCGTGGGCTTCTTTCTGCACATGCCGACGGAGGGCACAACCCTCGCCCTGGATTGGATCAGCATCCGGGCCGGACTGGAGGATTGGGATCTGGCCTACGCCGTCGAGAACGGTCTGCGCTACCCGCCGTGGAGCGCGGCGCTCCTGCTGCCGCTTGCCCAAATCCCGATGGGAGCCGGATGGGGAGTGATTGCCTTCTTAACGCTTGCGGTCCTGTCCCTGTGCCTGCCCGGGGGAACCAGGCCCGGGAGAACGCGAATCTTGGCGATCTTTGCGTTGGCGCTTTCCTATCCCGCCCTGAGGACGATCGCCGACGGGAATATCGAATTTCTCGTCCTCGCGGGGCTGGTGATCCTGGAAAGGGGGCTGATCGGGAAAAAACCGGTTCTGGCGGGCGTCGGCCTATTGCTTGCCGCCACCAAGGTCCAGGAAACATGGATCCTGATCCTGGCCCTCCCGCTATTGGCGGGCAAGGAATGGTTCCCGCGGAGGGGGGCGGGCGCGCTCGGGACAGCGGCGGCGGTCGGCCTGCCGGCGATGGCTTGGCGGGGGCGCGAATGGCTGTTGTCGATCGTCACCTCTCCCTTTCGCGGCAGCATCATGGACAGCTCGCTGCTTGCCACCGCCCAGCGGTTGATCGGGATTCCATGGGCGGCTTGCTTGATCTGGTGCGGGATGGCTGCGGCGACGGTGTTTGTCTGCGCCCGGCACTTGCGCGGGTTTTCGCGCGAGGCGTTCGGTTTCCTCCTTGCCGCCTCGCTGCTTCTGGCTCCGTACGCCGCGGGGAACAACGTCCTCATCGTCTACGCGCTGGGCGTCGTTCCCATGCTGGTGCTCCGGCGCGGGGAAGGAATCCTTCTTGCGGCCTTGGTAAATCTCCCCTTTCTCCTGATCCCTTTCCGCGAGCTGAACTATCAGTGCAGCGCGTCGTATTGGACTCTGGTGTTGCTCCTGGCATGGCTGCTTTTCGCCCTCCGGCTGCGGGAGAATAGAAAGAAAGGACCTTCCGCGGCGGGCGTGATCGGAGGAGGGGAAAACACCCGGGGGGAGGCGGAAACGGCGGCGGTTTCTGCCGGGAGGGGATTCGGATTCCGAAAACGGCAAAACAGTGGAATTCGCTTTTGCTTGACACTGGGAAATTTCCCGGGGTAG